One Arthrobacter sp. FW306-07-I genomic window carries:
- a CDS encoding RecQ family ATP-dependent DNA helicase codes for MANNQYASPVSADAVADTAGPDAPGTATHAEALEVLRGLVGNPGAVFHDGQFEAIEALVDGGRRALVVQRTGWGKSAVYFVASLLLRRRGAGPTLIVSPLLALMRDQVAAAARAGVRAVAINSANQLEWDAVRGQLAADEVDVLLVSPERLTNPAFRETQLPELLRRTGLLVIDEAHCISDWGHDFRPDYRRIADLITRLPDSVPVLATTATANSRVVHDIEEQLGAGVLTIRGSLGRDSLRLGVLSLPDSKARLGWLLTHLADLPGSGIIYTLTVSAAEDTARLLSEAGHNVLAYTGRTDPADRERAEQLLKDNEVKALVATSALGMGFDKPDLGFVVHLGAPSSPVAYYQQVGRAGRGAANADVLLLPGSEDREIWQYFATASMPSEEKAAAVLTALAEAGAALSTVALEARVDLRRTPLELLLKVLSVDGAVERVGGGWRSTGQPWVYDAERYSRIAEARVDEQDSMVIYQDTAGCRMEYITSVLDDETARPCGRCDNCAGRWFPADVAADATAAAGQTLSRAGSVLEPRLQWPSGMDRLGVPVKGKLKPGEGLSEGRVLARLTDLGWGGALRELFAAGAEDRPVDPAMLQACVQVLREWGTGDSRNPGWSGAGRPAAIVGMPSRSKRQLVGSLARGISDIGRIPYLGELQLAHGGPTGGRGGNSAYRLAGVWDRLVVGPDLEAALQSVQGQSVMLIDDLADSRWTLTVAGRALRQAGAGAVLPLVLAQAG; via the coding sequence ATGGCCAATAACCAGTACGCTTCCCCAGTTTCCGCTGACGCAGTTGCAGATACGGCAGGTCCGGACGCGCCGGGGACCGCCACACATGCCGAGGCGCTTGAGGTGCTTCGCGGGCTGGTAGGCAACCCGGGCGCTGTCTTCCACGACGGCCAGTTTGAAGCCATTGAGGCATTGGTCGACGGCGGGCGGCGGGCTTTGGTTGTCCAGCGCACCGGCTGGGGCAAGTCGGCCGTGTACTTCGTGGCATCCCTCCTGCTGCGGCGCCGGGGAGCCGGGCCCACCCTGATCGTTTCGCCCCTCCTTGCCCTGATGCGGGACCAGGTGGCGGCCGCCGCCCGCGCCGGGGTTCGCGCCGTCGCCATCAACTCCGCCAACCAGTTGGAGTGGGACGCCGTCCGCGGGCAACTGGCCGCCGATGAGGTTGATGTCCTCCTGGTCTCCCCGGAACGGCTCACAAACCCCGCATTCCGGGAGACCCAACTGCCCGAACTCCTCCGACGCACCGGGCTGCTGGTCATCGACGAAGCCCACTGCATTTCCGACTGGGGCCACGACTTCCGCCCCGATTACCGCCGCATCGCGGACCTCATCACCCGGCTGCCGGATTCGGTGCCCGTCCTGGCCACCACAGCCACGGCCAACTCCCGGGTGGTGCACGATATTGAAGAACAGCTCGGCGCGGGGGTCCTGACCATCCGCGGCTCCCTGGGCCGTGACTCCCTGCGGCTGGGAGTCCTGTCGCTTCCCGATTCCAAAGCTCGACTGGGCTGGCTGCTGACCCACCTGGCCGATCTCCCCGGCAGCGGCATCATTTACACGCTGACCGTTTCCGCGGCGGAGGACACCGCCCGGCTGCTGTCCGAAGCCGGACACAATGTGCTCGCCTATACCGGGCGGACCGATCCGGCAGACCGGGAGCGGGCAGAGCAGCTGCTGAAGGACAACGAGGTCAAGGCGCTGGTGGCCACGTCCGCGCTTGGCATGGGCTTCGACAAGCCCGATCTTGGCTTCGTCGTCCACCTCGGAGCGCCGTCGTCACCGGTCGCCTATTACCAGCAGGTGGGCCGCGCCGGCCGTGGCGCTGCCAACGCCGATGTCCTGCTGCTGCCGGGCTCCGAGGACCGTGAGATCTGGCAATACTTCGCCACCGCCTCCATGCCCTCCGAGGAAAAGGCTGCGGCCGTGCTGACGGCACTGGCCGAGGCCGGTGCAGCCCTGTCAACGGTGGCCCTGGAAGCCCGCGTCGACCTGCGCCGCACGCCGCTGGAGCTGCTCCTGAAAGTGCTGTCGGTGGACGGCGCGGTGGAACGGGTCGGTGGAGGCTGGCGGTCTACCGGCCAACCGTGGGTTTACGACGCGGAGCGGTACAGCCGCATTGCCGAGGCCCGCGTGGACGAGCAGGACTCCATGGTGATCTACCAGGACACCGCAGGCTGCCGGATGGAATACATCACTTCGGTCCTCGACGACGAAACAGCCCGTCCCTGCGGCCGCTGCGACAACTGTGCGGGCCGCTGGTTCCCGGCAGACGTTGCCGCGGACGCCACCGCGGCTGCCGGGCAGACGCTGAGCAGGGCAGGAAGCGTCCTGGAGCCGCGGCTTCAGTGGCCCAGCGGCATGGACCGTTTGGGGGTGCCGGTGAAAGGCAAACTCAAACCGGGCGAAGGCTTGTCGGAGGGGCGCGTCCTGGCCCGGCTGACCGACCTGGGGTGGGGCGGTGCCCTGCGGGAGCTGTTCGCCGCCGGTGCGGAGGACCGGCCGGTGGACCCCGCGATGCTCCAGGCATGTGTGCAGGTCCTGCGCGAATGGGGAACCGGCGACAGCCGGAACCCGGGCTGGAGTGGGGCGGGCCGGCCTGCCGCCATTGTTGGTATGCCGTCCCGGAGCAAGCGGCAGCTGGTGGGCTCACTGGCCCGCGGAATTTCCGACATTGGACGCATTCCCTACCTTGGCGAGCTGCAGCTGGCGCACGGTGGCCCCACCGGCGGCCGAGGCGGCAACAGCGCCTACCGGTTGGCAGGGGTTTGGGACCGGCTGGTGGTGGGCCCGGACCTTGAGGCTGCCCTGCAGTCGGTGCAGGGGCAGAGCGTGATGCTGATCGATGACCTCGCCGACAGCCGCTGGACCCTTACCGTCGCGGGGCGCGCCCTTCGGCAGGCCGGGGCGGGAGCGGTACTTCCCCTGGTTCTGGCGCAGGCGGGCTGA
- a CDS encoding MFS transporter has protein sequence MAAPSKPHQPDGTSSGWNPRLALLVAATFFMEFLDGTVLTTAIPSIAADFAIPAADVNITMTAYLLTVAVGIPISGWLAERFGARRIFCAAIAVFTLASLACALSQDLATLTLSRIAQGAGGAMMVPVGTLVVLRGTPKSELLRATAFLVWPGLLAPVLAPLVGGALTTYLSWHWIFLVNIPLGAAAFAAALRLVPVTPGDPGRRLDWTGMALTTVGVGALVAGLELASSHPELPWAGISALAGAVALTAAVLWMRRAPHPLFNLQVFHARTFRAMATGGFVYRVTISSVPFLLPLMFQTGFGWSPLQAGAMVAAVFVGNIGIKPATTPLIRKFGFKAMLVFASVASAITFAACAFLTPETPEALMFVLLVCSGAFRSIGFSAYASVQYADIPPAQLTSANTVSATIVQLGTGSGIALAALLIRTFNGPVLVPQDPARPFRGAFLAMAVLMLASTADSLLLPRHAGAAVSQRGHGQDQSTKPGTTADGDTQPGTSCTTTMSTPAQAGTTQPAVSPPAPEPGEVPLPPRPAEGRAPRR, from the coding sequence ATGGCGGCACCCAGCAAACCACACCAGCCGGACGGCACCAGTTCAGGATGGAACCCTCGCCTGGCACTCCTGGTGGCAGCGACCTTCTTCATGGAATTCCTGGACGGCACGGTCCTCACTACCGCTATTCCCAGCATCGCGGCTGACTTCGCCATTCCCGCTGCCGACGTCAACATCACCATGACGGCCTACCTCCTGACGGTGGCCGTTGGAATTCCCATCAGCGGCTGGCTGGCTGAAAGGTTCGGTGCCAGGCGGATCTTCTGTGCTGCCATCGCCGTGTTCACCCTCGCTTCGCTGGCCTGCGCCCTCAGCCAGGACCTGGCCACGCTGACCCTGAGCCGCATCGCCCAGGGGGCCGGCGGGGCCATGATGGTCCCGGTGGGAACCCTGGTGGTCCTGCGCGGCACACCGAAGTCCGAGCTGCTGCGGGCCACCGCATTCCTGGTGTGGCCCGGGCTCCTCGCACCGGTCCTCGCACCGCTCGTGGGCGGCGCGCTCACCACCTACCTGTCGTGGCACTGGATCTTCCTGGTGAACATCCCCCTCGGCGCAGCAGCGTTTGCCGCGGCCCTGCGCCTGGTTCCGGTGACACCGGGAGACCCCGGCCGACGGCTGGACTGGACCGGCATGGCGTTGACCACCGTTGGGGTGGGCGCACTGGTGGCCGGGCTGGAGCTGGCCAGCAGCCATCCGGAGCTGCCCTGGGCCGGGATCAGCGCGCTGGCTGGAGCCGTGGCACTCACCGCCGCCGTGCTCTGGATGCGCCGGGCTCCCCACCCCCTGTTCAATCTCCAGGTCTTCCATGCCCGGACGTTCCGGGCCATGGCCACCGGCGGGTTCGTATACCGGGTCACCATCAGTTCGGTTCCGTTCCTGCTGCCGCTCATGTTCCAGACGGGCTTCGGCTGGTCACCGCTGCAGGCCGGTGCCATGGTGGCGGCAGTATTTGTGGGCAACATCGGGATCAAACCGGCCACCACCCCCCTGATCCGGAAGTTCGGGTTCAAGGCAATGCTGGTGTTCGCTTCCGTGGCATCAGCCATCACCTTCGCCGCCTGTGCCTTCCTGACGCCGGAGACCCCGGAAGCGTTGATGTTCGTGCTGCTGGTGTGCAGCGGCGCCTTCCGTTCCATCGGCTTTTCCGCATATGCGTCGGTGCAGTACGCGGACATTCCGCCGGCGCAACTCACGTCCGCCAATACGGTTTCGGCCACAATCGTGCAATTGGGCACGGGTTCAGGCATCGCCCTGGCAGCCCTGCTCATCCGGACCTTCAACGGCCCGGTGCTGGTACCGCAGGATCCGGCCAGGCCCTTCCGCGGTGCGTTCCTGGCGATGGCGGTCCTGATGCTCGCCAGCACTGCGGACAGCCTGCTGCTCCCGCGTCATGCGGGGGCGGCAGTGAGCCAGCGCGGTCACGGGCAGGACCAGTCCACCAAGCCGGGTACCACCGCGGACGGGGACACGCAGCCTGGCACCTCATGCACAACCACCATGTCCACGCCTGCCCAAGCTGGCACCACCCAGCCTGCGGTCAGCCCGCCTGCGCCAGAACCAGGGGAAGTACCGCTCCCGCCCCGGCCTGCCGAAGGGCGCGCCCCGCGACGGTAA
- a CDS encoding GNAT family N-acetyltransferase: MEGAGRLNALNPALTVRRAGPGDVERLAQVHVRCWQETYRGMLSDAFLASVDPAGRLRLWRHLLDRPEPAEAWVACDGGTVVGFSGARRLPAPGSPEGHPPPSSGDLELWGLYLLASHQGLGLGGRLLEAAIGTSAASLWVAAGNKRAIGFYRRFGFEPDGAEDVLADWENLPEIRMVRPAQRFL, translated from the coding sequence GTGGAAGGCGCTGGCAGGCTGAACGCTTTAAATCCTGCCCTGACGGTCCGCCGGGCCGGCCCCGGCGACGTTGAGCGGCTTGCCCAGGTGCACGTCCGCTGCTGGCAGGAGACCTACCGGGGAATGCTGTCCGATGCCTTCCTTGCCTCAGTGGATCCGGCGGGGCGACTGCGGCTGTGGCGACACTTGCTGGACCGCCCGGAGCCTGCCGAGGCATGGGTGGCGTGCGACGGCGGGACAGTGGTTGGGTTCTCCGGCGCCCGCCGGCTGCCAGCGCCCGGTTCGCCCGAAGGGCACCCGCCGCCGTCGTCCGGGGACCTGGAACTGTGGGGCCTCTACCTGCTGGCCTCGCACCAGGGCCTTGGGCTGGGCGGCCGTTTGCTGGAGGCTGCCATCGGCACCAGCGCGGCGAGCTTGTGGGTGGCCGCCGGCAACAAGCGGGCCATCGGCTTCTACCGGCGTTTCGGCTTTGAACCCGACGGCGCCGAGGACGTCCTGGCTGACTGGGAGAACCTGCCCGAGATCCGCATGGTCCGCCCGGCACAGCGTTTCCTGTAG
- a CDS encoding prolyl oligopeptidase family serine peptidase — MTTTAADQASVPGPGRDTSGTAARETAPEPVDENVWLEDIYGEEQLAWVKEQNSRTEDLLEDGGYAELEAGILEVLDSTDRIAMVGKRGDWYYNFWKDNRNPKGLWRRTTWDSYCTGSPEWDVLLDVDELSRTEGVEWVFHGATFLRPAAGEPYRLALLALSPDGGDANRYREFDVEARGFVDPAQGGFDLPTAKGNVSWLDNDMLLVASTADGLPKTASSYARTAVSLKRGESLATAPRIFEVPEDHMMAVAAHDSTPGFERTFAVDYIDFFNRTNFVLRDESWTPIDVPTDVNVSAHREWLLFRPQQDWVLDGTTYPSGSLLAANFEDYLGGIRQLTVLFTPDAHTSLQSWSWTRNFLLLNLLKDVSSEIRVLDPSRPAGSADGGWAATPLDACPPLHDVNAYAVDDEDEAPAEGGAGDDFWLIATGFTTPTTLMRGTLEKEHDGTSGVVSRHATVKTSPSFFADGDYEVEQHFAVSDDGTRVPYFQVAPRGLALDGQNPTQLSGYGGFEVSRTPAYSGTVGRAWLERRTALSDESGGKAPHSRGGVYVVANIRGGGEYGPAWHRAALKENRHRAYEDFAAVARDLISRGVTSPRRLGCVGGSNGGLLVGNMLTRYPELFRAVSCGVPLLDMRRYTRLSAGHSWIAEYGDPDVPEQWEYIRTFSPYHLLRDAVEYPETFIWTATSDDRVGPVQARKMAARMLAMGIPNVWFHEALEGGHAGASDNRQAAALQARSQHFLWKALAG; from the coding sequence ATGACCACCACAGCAGCTGATCAAGCGTCCGTTCCCGGTCCCGGCCGGGACACTTCCGGCACCGCAGCCCGGGAAACCGCACCCGAACCCGTCGACGAAAACGTATGGCTGGAGGATATCTACGGCGAGGAGCAGCTGGCCTGGGTCAAGGAACAGAACTCCCGTACCGAGGACCTGCTGGAGGACGGCGGCTACGCCGAACTGGAAGCCGGCATCCTGGAAGTCCTGGACTCAACGGACCGGATCGCCATGGTGGGCAAGCGCGGCGACTGGTACTACAACTTCTGGAAGGACAACCGGAATCCCAAGGGCCTCTGGCGGCGCACCACCTGGGACAGCTACTGCACCGGTTCGCCGGAATGGGACGTCCTGCTGGATGTGGACGAACTGTCCCGCACAGAGGGCGTGGAGTGGGTGTTCCACGGCGCCACCTTCCTGCGCCCCGCGGCCGGCGAGCCCTACCGGCTGGCGCTGCTGGCCCTCTCCCCCGACGGCGGCGACGCCAACCGCTACCGCGAGTTCGACGTCGAAGCACGCGGCTTTGTGGATCCCGCCCAGGGCGGGTTCGACCTCCCCACAGCCAAGGGCAACGTTTCGTGGCTGGATAACGACATGCTGCTGGTGGCCTCTACCGCAGATGGCCTGCCCAAGACCGCCTCCTCCTACGCCCGGACGGCGGTGTCCCTCAAACGGGGCGAATCCCTGGCCACGGCACCGCGCATTTTCGAGGTGCCGGAAGACCACATGATGGCCGTGGCTGCGCACGATTCCACGCCCGGCTTTGAGCGGACCTTCGCCGTGGACTACATCGACTTCTTCAACCGCACCAACTTTGTGCTGCGCGACGAATCCTGGACGCCGATTGACGTCCCCACCGACGTCAACGTGAGCGCGCACCGGGAATGGCTGCTTTTCCGCCCGCAGCAGGACTGGGTGCTGGACGGCACCACCTATCCGTCCGGATCCCTGCTGGCCGCCAATTTCGAGGACTACCTCGGCGGCATTCGGCAGCTCACCGTCCTCTTCACCCCGGACGCCCACACCTCGCTGCAGTCCTGGAGCTGGACCCGGAACTTCCTGCTGCTCAACCTGCTCAAGGACGTCTCCTCCGAGATCCGGGTGCTGGACCCGTCACGGCCCGCCGGCTCAGCGGACGGCGGCTGGGCTGCCACTCCCCTGGATGCCTGCCCGCCGCTGCACGACGTCAACGCCTACGCCGTGGACGACGAGGACGAGGCACCGGCCGAGGGTGGGGCCGGTGACGACTTTTGGCTCATCGCCACCGGCTTCACCACCCCCACGACGCTGATGCGCGGCACGCTGGAAAAGGAACACGACGGGACGTCCGGCGTGGTGAGCCGGCACGCGACAGTCAAGACCTCGCCGTCGTTCTTTGCTGACGGTGACTACGAGGTGGAGCAGCACTTTGCAGTGTCCGACGACGGCACCCGGGTCCCGTATTTCCAGGTGGCTCCGCGGGGGCTGGCTTTGGACGGGCAAAACCCCACACAGCTGTCCGGCTATGGCGGGTTTGAGGTTTCACGGACACCTGCTTACAGCGGCACCGTGGGCCGGGCCTGGCTGGAGCGGCGGACCGCGCTTTCGGACGAAAGCGGCGGGAAGGCTCCGCACTCGCGCGGCGGCGTCTACGTGGTGGCGAACATCCGCGGGGGCGGCGAGTACGGGCCGGCATGGCACCGGGCCGCCCTGAAGGAGAACCGGCACCGGGCATATGAGGATTTCGCGGCCGTGGCACGCGACCTTATCTCGCGCGGCGTCACCTCGCCCCGGCGGCTGGGCTGCGTGGGCGGCTCCAACGGCGGCCTCCTGGTGGGGAACATGCTCACCCGCTACCCGGAACTGTTCAGAGCCGTCTCCTGCGGAGTGCCCCTGCTGGACATGCGGCGCTACACCAGGCTCTCCGCCGGGCATTCGTGGATTGCCGAGTATGGGGATCCGGACGTTCCCGAACAGTGGGAGTACATCAGGACGTTCTCGCCCTACCACCTGCTCAGGGACGCCGTGGAATATCCGGAAACCTTCATCTGGACGGCGACCTCCGACGACCGGGTGGGCCCTGTGCAGGCACGCAAGATGGCGGCCCGGATGTTGGCCATGGGCATCCCCAATGTCTGGTTCCACGAGGCTTTGGAAGGTGGCCACGCGGGCGCATCGGACAACCGGCAGGCCGCTGCGCTGCAGGCCCGCAGCCAGCATTTCCTGTGGAAGGCGCTGGCAGGCTGA
- a CDS encoding FAD/NAD(P)-binding protein yields the protein MEFSQSNRAVIIGGGPRGTSVLERLLAHAAAAGGPVRLHVDVVDPYPAGPGHVWQPGQSRLFLMNTQSFYPTLIPQDASLPAPVAGTTFDQWRAQQQRDPLPDLTADELAELAVLESTDFPSRALYGRYLRSTLAELLDKAPDGVTVEFHETSAQSVRPVGDGRYDVGLATGAIIRANAVVLALGHIPSRLNPEQRELQASAVQLGLQYFPPAAPADVDWDLIPAGEPVLVRGMGLNFFDTMGQLTEGRGGKFVPTGSGLEYEPSGQEPLIIAASRRGTPYRAKAALPGYYAPSITLRYLTEAAIERLAKAGIRPSFDHDLWPLLHRDALWAYYSTLVRSQPGAVPDAPAFLAALKEALQPHAHSAANWEDGVESVLAIHVGPRHRLDLPGLAAPLSGRSFASRGEHDGAVVEFLLDDARRSALGEDDPVKMAIAALHHGRAVLKTAVADGGITDESWVAGLRGWFESFVEGLASGPPALRAEQLAALARAGVVSFVGPDPKFGIDRKAAMFTAASPWVAGPPAAARTMVEALAPGNRVSANDSPVLEQLLSDGLVRPKLMMTPEGAPIESTGLDVEPHPYRPVAANGSVTENLYVLGLQLSSAQWGTAIAAEALQAGGPAYRSGQRTLRDADEIANAILNRA from the coding sequence GTGGAATTCTCGCAGAGCAACCGGGCCGTCATCATCGGCGGCGGCCCCCGTGGCACCAGCGTGCTGGAGCGGCTGCTCGCCCACGCGGCGGCGGCCGGCGGGCCGGTCCGGCTGCACGTCGACGTGGTGGACCCCTATCCGGCAGGTCCCGGGCATGTCTGGCAGCCGGGCCAGTCCCGGCTGTTCCTCATGAACACCCAGTCTTTCTATCCCACCCTGATTCCCCAGGATGCGTCGCTGCCGGCGCCGGTTGCCGGAACCACCTTCGACCAGTGGCGGGCCCAGCAGCAGCGCGACCCGCTGCCGGACCTTACGGCCGACGAACTTGCGGAACTGGCGGTGCTGGAGTCCACCGACTTTCCCAGCCGTGCCCTCTACGGACGGTACCTCCGCAGCACCCTGGCGGAATTGCTGGACAAGGCGCCCGACGGCGTCACGGTCGAATTCCACGAAACGTCCGCACAGTCGGTGCGTCCCGTCGGGGACGGAAGGTACGACGTCGGCCTGGCCACCGGAGCGATCATCCGCGCCAACGCCGTGGTGCTGGCGCTGGGGCACATTCCGTCCCGCCTGAACCCGGAACAACGCGAACTGCAGGCATCAGCCGTGCAGCTGGGGTTGCAGTACTTCCCGCCGGCCGCGCCCGCGGATGTGGACTGGGACCTGATCCCCGCCGGCGAGCCCGTCCTGGTCCGTGGCATGGGGCTGAATTTCTTCGACACCATGGGCCAGCTCACCGAAGGCCGCGGCGGGAAGTTCGTTCCCACCGGCAGCGGCCTGGAGTACGAACCGTCCGGCCAGGAACCGCTGATCATCGCTGCGTCCCGGCGGGGCACGCCGTACCGGGCAAAGGCGGCCCTGCCCGGCTATTACGCCCCGTCCATCACCCTGCGCTACCTCACCGAGGCTGCCATCGAGCGGTTGGCGAAGGCCGGAATCCGACCGTCCTTTGACCACGACCTGTGGCCGCTGCTGCACCGTGACGCCCTGTGGGCCTACTACTCAACGCTGGTGCGCTCGCAGCCCGGGGCGGTGCCCGATGCGCCGGCATTCCTGGCCGCTCTAAAGGAGGCCCTGCAGCCGCACGCGCACAGTGCCGCCAACTGGGAAGACGGCGTGGAGAGCGTCCTGGCCATCCACGTTGGCCCACGGCACCGGCTGGACCTGCCCGGGCTTGCGGCTCCGCTGTCGGGCCGCTCGTTCGCATCCCGCGGGGAGCACGACGGGGCAGTGGTGGAGTTCCTGCTCGACGATGCGCGCCGCTCGGCGCTGGGTGAGGACGACCCCGTCAAAATGGCCATCGCGGCGCTGCACCACGGGCGGGCGGTCCTCAAGACAGCAGTGGCCGACGGCGGCATCACCGATGAGTCCTGGGTCGCCGGGCTGCGTGGCTGGTTCGAGTCCTTTGTGGAGGGCTTGGCCAGCGGCCCGCCGGCGCTGCGGGCCGAACAGCTCGCCGCACTGGCACGGGCCGGGGTGGTCAGCTTTGTTGGCCCCGACCCGAAGTTTGGCATCGACCGGAAAGCGGCGATGTTCACCGCGGCTTCGCCGTGGGTTGCCGGTCCACCCGCCGCCGCGCGGACCATGGTGGAAGCACTGGCCCCCGGCAACCGGGTCTCGGCCAACGACTCCCCGGTACTGGAACAGCTGCTGTCGGATGGGCTGGTGCGCCCCAAGCTCATGATGACCCCGGAGGGCGCCCCCATCGAGTCCACCGGGCTGGACGTGGAGCCCCACCCGTACCGACCCGTGGCCGCCAATGGATCCGTGACGGAGAACCTGTATGTGCTGGGACTGCAGTTGTCCTCCGCCCAGTGGGGCACAGCCATCGCCGCCGAGGCCCTCCAGGCGGGCGGCCCGGCGTACCGCAGCGGCCAGCGCACCCTCCGCGACGCGGACGAGATCGCGAACGCCATCCTCAACAGGGCTTAA